A window of Quercus robur chromosome 12, dhQueRobu3.1, whole genome shotgun sequence genomic DNA:
GACATATGGGGCGGAGGCAGTTATATCCGTGGAAACGAAATTCCCAATGATGAGAACTGATTAGTTTGAAGAGCATTACAATGATGGTCAGCTGTGTACAAGTCTGGATTGGGCCGAGGAGAAAAGAGTTCTTCACTCTCAAAACTGGCCCACTATCAACACAAGCTTAGGCAGGGTTACAACAAGAAGGTGAAGTCATGACCACTCGTGCCAGGGGACCTTGTCTTCAAAAAAGTGGTCAGAAATACTGAAAACCCATCCTAGGGAAAATTGGGGTCAAATTGGGAAGACCCTTATTGCATCACCTCAGTAGCAGGCATAGGTGCATTTAAACTAAAGAATCTGGATGGAAACACTATACTACAACCCTGGAATGTAAGTAACTTGAAAAGATATTACTATTAATGCAAGTACATCTCATTTGTTATTCCTGTGTTATTGCATCTAAGGGTTAAGCAAAATCTCGGCCATGCCTAGTCTCTCGGAcccatgccttgggtaaattaatgcctcaataaattttctaagggttaaacagaacctcggcCATGCCTGATCCCTCAAAcccatgccttgggtaaattaacacctTAATAAATTCTCTAAGGGTTAAATAGAACCTCAGCCATGCTTGGTCCCTCGAAcccatgccttgggtaaattaatgccTCAATAAATTCTCTAAGAGTTAAACAGAATCTCAGCCATGCCTGGTCCCTTGGACCCAtgtcttgggtaaattaatgccTCAATAAATTCTTTAAGGGTTAAACAGAATCTCGGTCATGCCTGGTCCCTCGAACCCATGTCTTGGGTAAATCAATGCCTCAATAAATTTCCTaaagggttaaacagaacctcagcCATGGCTGGTCCTTTGGAtccatgccttgggtaaattaacgcCTCAATAAATTCCCAAAGAGTTAAATAGAACCTCGGTCATGCCTGGTCCCTCGAACCCAtgccttaggtaaattaacgTCTTAATAAATTCCCTAAGGGTTAAACCGAATCTCTGCCATGCCTAGTCTCTCAAACCACAAACCTTGAGTAAAATAACACTTCGTAATTTCACCAAGGATGGGACCTCGGTATATGCATCATCATGAGAAAATAAGGACTCACCATGGGTTTTGGTTAAAGGATTCTAAAGGTACATTCTTAAGGTACTCTTAAAATGAGAGACCTCAAACACCCCTTTTTCTACTAAGTGTTTCATTTGTCTCTAAGGACTTAAACATTCCTATTGattaaacaatttttagtaCCAACACAGTTATTTTTATCACTATTTACATGGACTTAATTTACTTGAATTAACAACAATTCATTACTATTAGCTTTTTTGTTAAAGTATGGGTTTTCACCCTTAGAAGCATCATCAATCTAACATCtcaacaaaagacaaaacagTTACTACAGCCAATCAGAGATAAATATTGCAAGGAAAATGAAAGTTCACTTGTCATAAAGCAAAAGTTAATGTCTTTTCAttaatcaaaaggaaagatgcaTCATAAACCATGGCAAACTACcacaacaaaaagaaagttacaaaggaagaaaataaaaatcctaagTGGAGTCTGGGCTAGAGGAGAAGGATCTTCTTTGTTGGCTAGCTGGAAGATAGGAGGATCAGTAGCCTTGCCTAAGGTGGCCTTCTTCTCCTAGGCTACGGCTTGAGGCTTGACCGGCTTAAACTCCTTTGTCTTGGCAGCAACTTCCTTGCCTTGGTCAGCCTTTAGGCCCTTGGTCTCTGGCAGAGTTTTAGCTTCATTGCCTTTGTCCTTATCCTCTAGTCGAGTTCTACCCTAGGTAGTCCCCTTACCCTTGGCCACCTCCACCCCTTGGCCTAGGTTACTAGCCTTGTTAGGCCCTTTGGAGGTATCAAGGAGagaggaaggggggggggggggggaagagagGCCTATGTGTTAGGAGGCTGCGCCAATGCAGTTGTAGCAGGGGCAGTATCCGTCTCAAGGCTCAAGGTTGCTTTAGGAGTTTCTCAGAGGTCTTGTGATAGTACACATTTTCAGCCTTCCTCCACTCCAAGGTAGCAGGAACTCTAGCTAGATTCAATGCCTTGGTCCACACCTTGAGGCAGTAGTCCCTACAGACCCTAGCTAACTCATCATTCAGGCGGGCCTTGGTCTCCTGCACTCCAAGATCATAGAACTTCTACTCCGAAGCATCCGCAGCTGCCTAAGCCACCCGAGCAACCTCCCTAGCCTTCTCCAATTTTGCCTTCAAATCCACAACCTGCTGGTTGGCTGTGGCCAGCTCTATCTTAGTGTAGTGGAGCTTCTTATGCTGCTCCTCAACCTGCGCCTGAGTGTTCTTAAGGCCAGCCTTAGCGCTCTTCCTCCCCCTATCCTTAGCGGTCGGCTTCGTGGTAAGCTTCTTATTCTTTTGCTCAGCGGTGGCTTGCGAAGATTGTTTGCAAGCCTAGCCTCGAATTGGGCATCTTTCACCCACTCTTTGGCCATGAAAACCTCCTGATTTCCTGCACAAAAACGACAAATGAATACTCtatcaaataagaaaaagataacCTAGTATGAAGTTAGTAAGACATGTCGAAAAACTTACCAAGGCCAAGTCCCTCTTCAGGGACAGAAACAGATCCTGCTGCTTCACGTTTTTCAGAGCAGTCATATCCTTTGGCAACAAAAGGGGCTACTCCAGAACATTGGCAAGGTAATAGGCGTTCCCTCTCTAAAACTCCCTAATGGTGGAGTTCCATGGTATAGCTGCCCCGTCCAGCTCCAGCTAAGGATTCCACGTTGGGTTCAGAGGGTGCACCTCGACCACGTGCTCAACCTTCTTACCTTTGGCCGAGGAAGCCCTTCCCTTGCCCTTGGCCATCTTGGGCATCTTTGGAGGAACCCCCTCATTGTAGGAGACTAACTCCCCTTCCTCGACCACCTCTTTgtccttcttccttttcttcaaatTGGCAGGTGCAAAGGGGTTAGCtgaaggagaaggaggaggaggaggaggaagctGAGAGCCTGAGGCATCCTTAGGAGTTCACGGAGGCCTGACCGCTTCTTCCTCACCAAtggcatttctttttcttcttcttcttcttcttcttcttccaaatTGCTGGTTATGTGCGCGACGATGAATCCAGAGGAACGAACACCTGAAGATCTGTCAAGTTCATCTTCTGAGTCTGAGACCTGAATCATAGGCTTTCCTTGCTCCTCCCTCTCTTCCTTAAGTCAAAACTGGTCTATCTCCTCCTTAAGTGACAAGTGCGAGGAAGCTGTTTCTTCTCTTTGAACCATTTCTTCATGGGCAGAACGATGGGAAGGCAACTCGACCTACATGGTACCTTCTCGAGCTAGGAATTCAGGCACCGAGATGTCAATCCGAGCCAGCCAAGGATCACCCATTTTGATCGTGTTGCCTACGTCTTGAAACTTATCAGACAAAGGCTTGAAGTTAAGGCAAAGGCTTGAAGTTAAGGATAAGATGGACAGCTCTCAGTTGTCTGTCCTCGTTCACTAACACCTCAGATCTCAACACCCTGTTGAGATCTGGAACGTTGACAAAGTTGAGATTGGGAGCCACGTATCTTTTAtctgcaacaaaaaaaaaaaaaaaaaaaaaaaaaggaagaagaagccaAAAAGCAAAACCACAGTTAGAAAGGCGAGTTAATCAGTCAGAGGGAAACAAACTACTAAAGGATGAAGAAAGAAGCAAACTACAAAATTAATTCTCGTGTTAAAGGACCTAAACCTAGGGTATCCCACCTGATGCTCCCTCTTAGATTAGGTAGTGAAAACTGTCATGCCATTCACCTGAGACGATCAAAAAGTCATCTTTCATGCTCTTGTTAGATTTGGGGAGACATGAGATGAGCTAACGTTAGAAGATCTAGACTTAAGGTAATAGCCCGAGTCTGCAAGCAGGTGGCACTCGTACATCCAAACAACGTTGTGCCAGTTAAGGCCCAACTCCATTTACTCATTGAGAGCGTCTACACTAACTAAGACTCTAAACAGGTTGAGTGCGCATTGATGAGGGCATATCCTATGGGCGATCAGGTAGTCCCTGGTCACTTTACCCATGGAAAGCCTCATTCCCCCTTCTATAAAGGCGATTATGGGAATAACGACCTTCCCCTCCTTTCTGAGGGTATGCTATTCACCCAGAAGGCAATACCTCAAAGAGACATCTCGGGGAATATAATACAGGGCCCTAAACCCCTCCATATCTGCGGGGGTATTTACTAAGTGGGCAAACCTACCCATCTAAGCAGGCTAAGGAGAAGGGAAAGAACTTTTGtgaagaaagaaatagaaaacaaaaggcTGAGGAGACTAGCCAAGGAGAAAAGAACCtaagaataaaaaaacttaCGAAAATAATGACAGGAGTCACCTCAGGAGCTTCTTGAAAGTTTGAAGATTTGGAAAATGGGAGAAATGAATCCCCCAGgcgccttatataggaggcagagtTGGGTGGGAGTTACCTCGCCCAAATTTCAAGGATAAATACCAACTGTAGGATCTCCATCTCACAGTAGGACATGGGGGACAAGGCGCCACATGGAGTATTTAATGAGACGTTACGGACTCCGAAGCATCAAGAACGGTTACAGGGCATGCAAAGTGATGTTCTCACatgggaaaaataaagaaacatgtgGAACCAATCACCCAAGgtcaaaaccccatttttctcCTCGAACAAGAGGGAAAAATTGGAGTTTttaggggctattgtgggatACAAAAATTTGATAAGTTAATAAGGCCACGTGTCATACCCAAGGCCGAGGGGGCCAATGCAGTTCCGAGGAGGCCATACCCTCGGATAGTAAGGCCGGAAGGGCGAGCCATGACCACATCAATGACACATTACCAGAGGAGGCCACATTGTAGAGGAAGAGCTTCAGAGAGGGGGTTAGCCTTGACGTGACTGGAGGGATGGTAGCTGCCACTACATTCAATGCACCCTACCAAACTCCctgaccgcatttatgtggagaagacccctaaaTAATGTTGTCTTGGTTGCTGCAACTCACAGAAGATTTAGGAGGGCatccgatgggacaagcactcgagtagCGACTTGCATGATTAACAAATGGAAGGCCAAGATCAACTGAAAAAGGCTATATAATAAAGGAGATCCTCCTGAAAGAAAAGGTTCATAGATGATCCTAGAGAGAGAAATACTGTAGAAAATCGTTATTGAAATCAAACCAATATAAATATCTGTCCTTGGATCTTTGCCGAGGACTAATACTCTGCATTATTCcatgtctttttcttcttcttcaactgtGCTAGGTTATTTGACTCAAGTTCCCccctctataaattcattgtattatgTCAACTCATTTTTGGcacttacaaaaacaaaaatcattgcTTTGCTAAATCTACTAAGGCCCACCTCATCTTCTCACTTACAAACATCTTAAATCACCTCAAAGTAAGCATTCATTGCCCCTATATATCTTGCATCTATAGTATTTTTGCGCTGGTAGATCTCTCCTAATCTTGGGTTACTAACTGGTGGGAAACTAGGCAAtccaatattattattttttggatgataTTCAAGAAAAgagtattctaaaaaatatcaaaaaattagaGGAACTCTTACTTTTggacaaaatgataaaaaaaaataaaaacctggGAACACATCTAGAAAAGCTTCGTATTCAAATCTATAATGTAACAATACCATTAATCAAGATGCACAATAAggattatattatatgattttgcACTTCTCGAcaaatataatttgttttgttattttatgtGGTTATTCTATGAAGATTTTCTATATAATTTAAGTGGCACAATCAAAGATTTTTTCGTTCTTTTAGTAACTGATTTATGTATAGGATTTCATTCACTCCATGGTTGGGAACTAATGATTGGATCTGTCTACGAGGATTTTGGATTTGTTCATAATGATCAAATTCTTGTTTCTACTTTTCCGGTTATTCTAGATGCAAGTTTTAAACATTGGTGTGGATTGTCCTTTCAGCACAAAAACAATGAAACCCACATATAAAATCCAATCAAactaaatatgtatataaaaataaataaaccaaaccaaatttcttcctttttcaaAAGATAGAAGTGGAAAGCGCTAGGGAAATGAACGATTTTTAGAAACTGCGGATATTGTGGTTTGATAAGAGGCCTGACAGtgtcccattaaaaaaaaaaaagaggcctGACAGTgcgtagttgattttttttttttttaatgaaatcatGGGAAGTTTTGATTTGCGTAGTACTAACTAATAagtaacttaattttttttttttttttttaataaaaaaaactagtcTTACCACTGAAGATTTATTCGAAGCTCCATATAGACTTCTCCAGTCTCACCACTGAAGTCCAATGTTTCCAGTCAGTAACTTGTAATGCAAACAACGTTCCACTATGCCCATACATGCCTTCTAGCATGCATCTTTCTGTTTCAGAGTCCAATGATGGCTTCCTCTAAATTCATAGATCATACAATGTTTATAGCTTTGTACTAAAAAGATTTTACAAGTACAaacatgtatatatttatagatcGACAAGGTAATTCCCCTTGCATTGAGAGTGAAGAAGATTACTGTAGGAAAATGATCTAAGAGGTCTAAGCTGCCCAACCTGAACAGCCCacccatttatatatattcaagcaGAAACAAAACAGCTCGAGCTAAACCAAAGCTTTGTTAAAGCAGGAACTGTAGTGGGTTTCAAGGATTTGACCAGACATAATTTATAATCAAAAGAAACATACTTAGCAAGAGTACAATTGCCATAACCACATCTAGTAGAAGTACCTCATAAACCTGATTCATTCACACCATTCAGAAATAACTCATTACCAGTTTGAAAACTACAGATCATTATTTTCcattcaatttaaacatttgaacaCAGACATCAACAAGATATCAAGCAGATGCGGCAGCTTCTTCCTGCAACTGTTTCACCTTGGTGATATAATCACTCATCGCTTCATCCTTGGATTTCCCTGGAGGAGAAAACGTTCAAATTTTCTTAGTATTGGCCACAATAACACAGAGCAACTAAACTAACTAAATTGTTGCAACTGATCAGTAAACTGTTACCTTCAACAGCCTTCCAGGCATCCCATTTTGCTCTGTCCCTCATATTGAATATTCCAGGACGGCCTGCAAATCAGATACAAAAGGccatgacttttttttaaaacgCAACAAGAGTACAAAGACAGACAATGAGTTAAAATGAGCATACAATTTGGCTCAGGTACTTACTGGTGTTCACTGGTCCAACAGTGGCTTGCTTGTAGAGACCATAAAGAATAAGCTTGTTCTCGTTTGTCGTATTCTCTGGCAGGGTCTTGGCTTTCTCTGCATGCTCTTCAAATTCCTCCTGCAATAACCCCAGGGTGGTCAGACTAGTGCAGTTTGATGCATGAATGTCAAGACAGATGAATGAAACAGAAGTCCACCCATTAACAATGCCAAGCATAATAAAAAACCTGCAATTCCAAAACTGGATACCAATGTATTGTCCCTAAAGCAACCAAGTAAGGAGAAGGTATCCCTTGACTAAGTGCTAATGTTGTTTAGCAGACACAAATGGTCTCTTTTTGGCATCCAAACTTCAAGTCTAAAATCCAGGAGCAGATTAGTGCATTTGGCTAGCCCAAATATAGCCAGCATTTTTAGGCCTTTTGAGCTTATTTTGGCACATCCCACACCAAATAACAAAACTTTTCCTCCTCTTATTTAAGTACTCCCAGCAAATAAGCAATAGACAAAGCACATTCAAACGTCCACTTACTAGTAGCACACATGTGAttcagtaaa
This region includes:
- the LOC126708853 gene encoding acyl-CoA-binding protein — protein: MGLKEEFEEHAEKAKTLPENTTNENKLILYGLYKQATVGPVNTSRPGIFNMRDRAKWDAWKAVEGKSKDEAMSDYITKVKQLQEEAAASA